In Methanosarcina siciliae T4/M, one genomic interval encodes:
- a CDS encoding chemotaxis protein CheD has translation MNEDILFISNESGKAIFLTSGAVLVKSFCSLSKTCLFRDSCRGCDMVDAAKSHLAGNKSNLTVKNLAGELSAGIGEYKIGKNVLLKVMGLGSCIGVILSDFSTGICGIAHVLLPGASNTGEAKYAETAIENMFEDMIRMGARKNRITAKFAGGAQVFKHMSLDILKIGDRNAISVEEALVKRNIPILAKDVGGEVGRNVFFNPVDGSMIVKYTKGEVLWL, from the coding sequence ATGAACGAGGATATCTTATTCATCTCGAATGAGAGTGGGAAAGCTATTTTCTTAACCAGCGGAGCTGTGCTGGTTAAGTCTTTTTGTTCGCTTTCAAAAACCTGTCTATTTAGGGATTCCTGCCGGGGGTGTGACATGGTTGATGCCGCAAAAAGTCATCTGGCAGGGAATAAATCAAATTTGACCGTTAAAAACCTTGCCGGGGAACTCTCTGCCGGAATCGGAGAATACAAAATCGGGAAAAATGTCCTCTTAAAAGTTATGGGCCTTGGTTCCTGTATTGGAGTTATTCTTTCTGACTTCTCAACAGGCATCTGCGGAATAGCCCACGTGCTGCTTCCGGGGGCATCGAATACCGGGGAAGCAAAGTATGCCGAGACAGCCATAGAAAATATGTTTGAAGATATGATCAGGATGGGAGCAAGAAAAAACCGGATTACTGCAAAGTTTGCAGGGGGAGCCCAGGTATTTAAGCACATGAGCCTGGATATCCTCAAAATCGGGGACCGAAACGCCATATCCGTTGAGGAAGCTCTGGTTAAAAGAAATATCCCGATTCTGGCAAAGGATGTGGGTGGGGAAGTCGGAAGGAACGTTTTCTTCAATCCTGTGGACGGGAGCATGATTGTCAAATATACCAAAGGGGAAGTACTGTGGTTGTAA
- a CDS encoding chemotaxis protein CheC translates to MTDIGNLSEVELDVLKELGNIGAGHAATSLSKLLDKDVYLSVPEVRVGEIKNISSEFIGEIVAGVIIALQDLEEKKSGYLYIMFPEKSARKIAGDLFCMEDLDEEMYASTIMEVGNILSSSFCDASADFMDITLLPSPPNFAEDVPTAVIDSVVSQMAKNSNHVILFETSLSSYSNIEVYLALLPEACLLDDMMKIMGNYERGYLIHLE, encoded by the coding sequence ATGACTGATATAGGTAATCTCAGTGAAGTGGAACTGGATGTTTTGAAGGAACTCGGAAATATAGGGGCAGGACATGCTGCCACATCTCTCTCTAAACTACTGGATAAAGATGTCTACCTCTCAGTTCCGGAGGTCAGGGTGGGAGAAATAAAAAATATCTCCAGTGAATTCATTGGTGAGATTGTTGCAGGCGTGATTATAGCCCTGCAGGACCTTGAAGAAAAAAAATCCGGGTATCTGTACATTATGTTTCCTGAAAAGTCAGCAAGAAAAATTGCAGGCGATTTATTCTGTATGGAAGATCTGGATGAGGAAATGTATGCTTCCACAATTATGGAGGTCGGAAACATCCTGTCCTCTTCTTTTTGTGATGCATCCGCTGACTTTATGGACATAACCTTACTCCCGTCCCCCCCAAATTTCGCGGAAGATGTCCCTACGGCAGTGATTGATTCCGTAGTTTCGCAGATGGCTAAGAATAGTAACCATGTTATCCTGTTTGAGACTTCTCTTAGCTCTTATTCGAATATAGAGGTTTATTTAGCCCTGCTTCCGGAAGCCTGCCTGCTTGACGACATGATGAAGATTATGGGAAACTATGAACGAGGATATCTTATTCATCTCGAATGA
- a CDS encoding chemotaxis protein CheA, with protein sequence MESDMAAYKSDFLQEVYECLDVFNQSFVDLENGEIGAIDEIFRITHTIKGMAGFLGYVSLEHLCHSMEEVLCGIKNGDIEIDGELVDILLSTVDRITEIVKQIESADNDSVKIDDLLKVFENYEKMKDDEQGSLCPFSIEKKNADTMTALVPQTEEIIAPSEYTDNGENGIDCNQDACNLVLDLTLAKDCVMKDLRAALVIESLRDFCNITRTDPYENELDNTFDGHLKVFLSGDRDKVEGAMDRISEIESFDISEIKLPGTVCDEEFKATSPAFNSPVAEEKLSDTPLTSFPVIEEPAVSTAEKSNSLHSCIYSLALRLRCIPDRISRSINCFKITESAGILPNKKCNESSPEVPKSREVRVPGTDPEVSPAVPGQESKPEEAGISEPVFDEPVFDEPVFDEPVLDEPVLDMAFDGPVPDKIIPDEIISDASLSDTEISDPELLLDKVRPPVEKSEATHFPGPKPQEAWESEEPEAGSSYHLSESAASAKVPLETQRQETIRVRTSNLDNIMNLVGELVINKGRLLQISQEYNLPELEEATGTLDKSISSLQDEVMRIRMVKIERVFSKFPRMVRDLSRKFDKNIEFEIEGQDTELDRTILDEISDPLVHLVRNAVDHGIEYPEEREKAGKNEVGHIKLSARREKNNVIIEIEDDGKGIDVELLKKKAVEKGLFSAFDVENFSEEEIRMIIFAPGFSTKESPTEISGRGVGMDAVKTAVEKLGGKVRVYSKKGEFTRIRIDLPPTVAIIKSLLVEVGPETYAIPISNVVKALSVDSSDYKLIKETPVLYIRDKLIPTAELKEIFHVECKKADKEIAIIVEKENEEVGLIVDSIIDQQEIVIKPLGNIFSNSKGFIGATILGDGRVIPIIDVSMLIKGDIDD encoded by the coding sequence ATGGAAAGTGACATGGCAGCTTATAAAAGCGATTTCCTTCAGGAAGTATACGAATGTCTCGATGTATTCAATCAATCCTTTGTGGATCTGGAAAATGGAGAAATTGGCGCAATTGATGAAATCTTCAGGATAACCCACACCATAAAAGGAATGGCCGGGTTTCTCGGGTATGTCTCCCTTGAACATCTTTGCCATAGTATGGAAGAAGTCCTTTGTGGCATAAAAAACGGAGACATAGAGATAGACGGGGAACTGGTTGACATCCTGCTTTCGACAGTTGACCGAATTACAGAGATCGTCAAACAAATAGAAAGTGCAGATAATGATTCTGTCAAAATAGACGATCTCCTGAAAGTTTTCGAAAATTACGAAAAAATGAAGGATGATGAGCAGGGGTCACTTTGTCCGTTCTCCATTGAAAAGAAGAACGCGGATACGATGACTGCATTAGTGCCGCAAACAGAGGAAATTATAGCACCATCCGAATACACTGATAACGGGGAAAATGGAATCGACTGCAATCAGGATGCCTGCAATCTCGTTCTGGATCTGACCCTTGCTAAAGACTGTGTTATGAAGGATTTGAGGGCAGCACTGGTTATAGAATCCCTCAGGGATTTTTGCAATATAACTCGCACGGACCCCTATGAAAATGAACTGGATAATACTTTTGACGGTCACCTGAAAGTGTTCCTCTCAGGAGACCGCGACAAAGTCGAAGGGGCGATGGACAGAATTTCGGAGATAGAAAGTTTCGATATTTCCGAAATTAAACTGCCTGGTACTGTCTGTGATGAAGAATTTAAAGCTACCAGTCCTGCATTTAACAGTCCTGTAGCGGAAGAAAAGCTCTCCGATACCCCTTTAACTTCATTCCCTGTGATTGAAGAGCCGGCAGTCTCAACTGCAGAAAAATCAAATTCGCTTCACTCCTGTATCTACAGTCTGGCATTAAGACTGCGCTGCATTCCGGACAGAATAAGCAGGTCAATAAATTGTTTTAAAATTACCGAATCCGCGGGGATACTTCCAAATAAAAAATGCAATGAATCTTCCCCTGAGGTTCCGAAGTCTCGGGAAGTCCGGGTTCCGGGGACCGATCCGGAAGTGAGTCCTGCAGTTCCTGGTCAGGAGTCGAAGCCGGAAGAAGCCGGGATTTCCGAGCCTGTTTTTGATGAGCCTGTTTTTGATGAGCCTGTTTTTGATGAGCCTGTTCTTGATGAGCCTGTTCTTGATATGGCTTTTGATGGACCGGTTCCTGATAAGATTATTCCTGATGAGATTATTTCTGACGCGAGTCTTTCTGATACGGAAATTTCCGATCCGGAGTTGCTGCTTGATAAAGTCCGGCCCCCCGTAGAGAAATCCGAAGCCACCCATTTCCCTGGGCCAAAGCCGCAGGAGGCTTGGGAAAGCGAGGAGCCGGAAGCCGGATCAAGCTATCACTTATCCGAATCGGCAGCATCCGCAAAAGTGCCGCTGGAAACACAGAGGCAGGAAACTATCCGGGTAAGGACCTCCAATCTCGATAATATAATGAACCTTGTCGGGGAGCTTGTTATAAACAAGGGGCGTCTGCTCCAGATCTCCCAGGAGTATAACCTCCCGGAACTGGAGGAAGCGACCGGGACGCTGGATAAGTCCATCTCAAGCCTGCAGGACGAAGTGATGCGGATAAGGATGGTAAAAATTGAGAGGGTGTTCAGTAAGTTTCCGCGCATGGTCAGGGACCTGAGCAGAAAATTCGACAAAAATATCGAGTTTGAAATTGAAGGTCAGGACACGGAACTGGACAGGACGATCCTGGACGAAATTAGCGATCCTCTGGTCCACCTTGTCAGAAATGCCGTTGATCACGGTATAGAATATCCCGAAGAGCGGGAAAAAGCCGGGAAGAATGAAGTGGGACACATAAAACTCTCCGCCAGAAGAGAGAAAAACAACGTAATAATTGAGATCGAAGACGACGGCAAAGGTATAGATGTTGAGTTACTGAAAAAGAAAGCCGTTGAGAAAGGCTTATTCTCGGCATTTGATGTGGAAAATTTCAGTGAAGAAGAAATTCGGATGATAATTTTCGCCCCGGGATTTTCGACAAAGGAATCCCCAACAGAGATCTCAGGCAGGGGTGTGGGTATGGATGCGGTGAAAACTGCTGTTGAGAAACTGGGCGGGAAGGTCAGGGTTTATTCAAAGAAAGGAGAGTTTACCCGAATCAGAATCGATCTGCCTCCTACTGTTGCTATAATCAAATCCCTCCTGGTGGAGGTCGGGCCTGAGACATATGCTATCCCGATTTCCAACGTTGTGAAAGCTCTGAGTGTTGACAGCAGTGATTATAAGCTCATTAAAGAAACCCCTGTGCTTTACATAAGGGATAAGCTGATACCAACTGCAGAACTAAAAGAAATTTTCCATGTTGAATGCAAAAAAGCGGATAAAGAAATCGCCATAATTGTTGAAAAAGAAAATGAAGAAGTTGGCCTCATAGTTGATTCGATTATAGACCAGCAGGAAATTGTTATTAAACCGCTAGGAAACATTTTCTCAAATTCAAAAGGATTTATCGGAGCCACAATACTGGGGGATGGGCGTGTAATTCCGATTATAGATGTTTCAATGCTTATAAAGGGTGATATCGATGACTGA